A DNA window from Christiangramia salexigens contains the following coding sequences:
- a CDS encoding sugar MFS transporter, with protein sequence MDQTSHTSGNLNRSIIIIGALFFIFGFITWLNSLLIPYLEIACELSTFQSFFVTFAFYIAYVVMAPISTRTLNIFGFKNGMSVALILMAFGALLFIPAAMSRTYILFLVGLFIMGSGLAVLQTASNPYVTIVGPPESAAKRISIMGICNKMAGALAPILIGFFLQLDKADALKSDLTNLSEAQRTIELNEMALRVIPPYIGIIVALLLLALWVYKSSLPEIDTDKEDEELSVSNAKKSSVFDFPHVILGVIALFLYVGVEVIAADSIISYGASQGIPLDTAKYFATGTMFTMVIGYIIGIFTIPKFISQENALRVSAILGVILSVLAIITNGYVSLACIALLGLANALMWPAIWPLALADVGRFTKAASSLLVMGIAGGAIIPLAYGALADIWSAQAGYWVMVPCYLFILYFSTVGYKLRK encoded by the coding sequence ATGGATCAAACGAGTCATACCTCCGGTAATCTTAACCGGTCAATAATTATAATCGGGGCTTTATTCTTCATTTTTGGGTTTATAACCTGGCTTAATAGTTTGCTAATTCCATATCTCGAAATTGCCTGTGAGTTAAGCACTTTCCAGTCGTTCTTTGTCACCTTTGCCTTTTATATCGCTTATGTGGTCATGGCACCGATATCTACACGAACCCTTAATATTTTTGGATTTAAGAATGGAATGTCGGTTGCCCTTATTTTAATGGCTTTTGGAGCATTATTGTTTATACCGGCAGCGATGAGCCGGACTTATATCTTATTTCTGGTGGGTCTGTTCATTATGGGAAGTGGTTTGGCTGTGCTACAAACAGCTTCAAATCCCTATGTGACTATTGTTGGCCCTCCTGAGAGTGCTGCCAAAAGGATTAGTATAATGGGGATCTGTAACAAGATGGCGGGCGCTCTCGCTCCAATACTAATAGGCTTTTTTCTCCAACTGGATAAAGCTGATGCTTTAAAATCTGATTTAACGAACCTTTCCGAAGCACAGAGAACGATAGAGTTAAATGAGATGGCTCTCAGGGTGATTCCGCCTTATATCGGGATCATTGTAGCCTTGCTACTGCTGGCACTTTGGGTATATAAATCGTCTTTGCCTGAAATAGATACAGATAAAGAAGATGAGGAGCTTTCGGTTTCAAATGCTAAAAAATCCAGTGTTTTTGATTTTCCACATGTGATCTTAGGGGTAATTGCATTATTTCTTTATGTAGGTGTAGAAGTTATAGCGGCCGATAGTATCATAAGCTATGGTGCTTCACAGGGAATTCCGCTGGATACCGCCAAATATTTTGCCACCGGGACCATGTTTACGATGGTGATAGGTTATATAATTGGGATTTTTACTATTCCAAAATTCATTTCTCAGGAGAATGCTTTACGTGTTTCAGCAATATTAGGGGTCATTCTCTCTGTATTGGCGATTATAACTAATGGTTATGTTTCTCTGGCCTGTATTGCTCTATTGGGACTGGCCAATGCTTTGATGTGGCCCGCGATCTGGCCTTTGGCCTTAGCCGATGTGGGAAGATTCACTAAAGCTGCGTCGAGTTTGTTGGTTATGGGAATTGCAGGTGGTGCGATAATTCCGTTGGCATATGGAGCATTAGCAGACATATGGAGTGCACAGGCGGGTTATTGGGTGATGGTGCCTTGCTATTTATTTATACTTTATTTTTCTACGGTAGGCTATAAACTTAGAAAATAG
- the yidD gene encoding membrane protein insertion efficiency factor YidD produces MRYLLLALIEFYWKIVPKYRQERCIFRQPCSKYLSKKTRNEGFVEGIKAIKYRYRNCRPGFSLLTNPVTGELNMLLPNDDIVEEKNIAKYLIRNKKVTYTSESV; encoded by the coding sequence ATGAGGTATTTACTATTAGCTTTAATTGAGTTTTACTGGAAAATCGTACCAAAATATAGACAGGAGAGATGTATCTTCAGGCAGCCATGTTCTAAATACTTATCCAAAAAGACCAGAAATGAGGGCTTTGTAGAGGGGATTAAAGCTATAAAATATAGATATCGTAATTGCCGTCCCGGCTTTTCACTTTTAACCAATCCGGTTACAGGAGAACTAAACATGCTTTTACCGAATGATGATATTGTAGAGGAAAAAAATATTGCTAAATATTTGATCAGGAATAAGAAAGTAACTTACACTTCGGAATCGGTTTAA